From Egibacteraceae bacterium, one genomic window encodes:
- a CDS encoding PA domain-containing protein: MTAPLATPSGSALGCAAADFAAFPTGSIAVVSRGTCTFRIKTTTAKPRNTVRLAWWSAEESGLIGSTRYVASLSQASSTASRSTDLSSLGVGTASSLR, encoded by the coding sequence GTGACCGCTCCCCTCGCAACGCCGTCCGGGTCCGCCCTCGGCTGCGCTGCGGCGGACTTCGCGGCATTCCCCACCGGCAGCATCGCAGTCGTCTCGCGCGGCACCTGCACCTTCCGCATCAAGACGACAACGGCGAAGCCGCGCAACACCGTCCGGCTCGCGTGGTGGAGCGCAGAGGAGTCGGGGCTCATCGGCTCCACCCGCTACGTCGCGAGCCTCAGCCAGGCGAGCTCGACCGCATCGCGCTCTACCGACCTGTCGTCGCTCGGTGTCGGGACTGCGTCATCGCTCAGGTGA
- the ligD gene encoding non-homologous end-joining DNA ligase, producing the protein MAGDGAGGGRLDPHAAVGHPHDEAPTAPQPHLERAAGRARPARDVGRRVPGVAQRSEVVLDLDGHQVAVSHPDKVFFAERGETKLDLVRYYQAVREPLLAAMGGRPVLLQRFPDGAAGSSFFQKRVPKTAPPWLQTTVVTTVNGTPSRALVAADLAHVVWAVNIGCLGFHVWPFLAADPDHADELRIDLDPQPGVAFTMVREAAHAVRALLEELGLTGHPKTTGGRGVHVYLRLQPRWDSYAVRAAAVALARELERRHPALLTAAWWKEERGERVFVDFNQNAPHKTVFGAWSVRARPGAQVSTPFRWEELDTIDPDELSIATVPERVARDGDPWGDIAAQSLDPLLELHERDRANGLPDAPWPPVYPKMPDEPPRVAPSRARRPPAE; encoded by the coding sequence GTGGCAGGCGACGGGGCCGGCGGGGGCCGGCTCGACCCGCACGCCGCCGTCGGCCACCCGCACGACGAAGCGCCGACCGCGCCGCAGCCGCACCTCGAACGCGCTGCCGGGCGGGCACGGCCGGCCCGTGACGTGGGGCGTAGAGTCCCCGGCGTGGCGCAGCGCAGCGAGGTGGTGCTCGACCTGGACGGACACCAGGTCGCGGTCTCGCATCCCGACAAGGTGTTCTTCGCCGAGCGCGGCGAGACGAAGCTCGACCTCGTCCGCTACTACCAGGCCGTGCGCGAGCCGCTGCTCGCCGCCATGGGCGGGCGCCCCGTGCTGCTGCAGCGCTTCCCCGACGGTGCGGCCGGCTCGTCGTTCTTCCAGAAACGCGTCCCCAAGACGGCGCCGCCGTGGCTGCAGACCACCGTCGTCACGACGGTCAACGGCACGCCGTCGCGCGCGCTCGTCGCCGCCGACCTCGCCCATGTGGTGTGGGCGGTGAACATCGGGTGCCTCGGATTCCACGTCTGGCCGTTCCTCGCCGCCGACCCCGACCACGCCGACGAGCTGCGAATCGACCTCGACCCCCAGCCAGGGGTGGCGTTCACGATGGTGCGCGAGGCGGCGCACGCGGTCCGGGCACTGCTCGAGGAACTCGGTCTGACCGGCCACCCGAAGACGACGGGTGGCCGCGGGGTGCACGTGTACTTGCGGCTGCAGCCGCGCTGGGACTCCTACGCGGTCCGCGCGGCGGCCGTCGCGCTCGCGCGCGAGCTCGAGCGCCGCCACCCCGCGCTCCTCACCGCCGCGTGGTGGAAGGAGGAGCGCGGCGAGCGCGTGTTCGTCGACTTCAACCAGAACGCGCCGCACAAGACGGTGTTCGGCGCGTGGAGCGTGCGGGCGCGCCCCGGCGCGCAGGTGTCGACGCCTTTCCGCTGGGAGGAGCTCGACACCATCGACCCCGACGAGCTGTCCATCGCGACGGTGCCCGAGCGCGTCGCCCGCGACGGCGACCCGTGGGGCGACATCGCCGCGCAGTCGCTGGACCCGCTGCTCGAGCTGCACGAGCGCGACCGCGCGAACGGCCTGCCGGACGCGCCGTGGCCGCCGGTCTACCCCAAGATGCCCGACGAGCCGCCGCGGGTCGCGCCGAGCCGCGCGCGCCGCCCGCCTGCGGAGTAG